One window of the Octopus sinensis linkage group LG3, ASM634580v1, whole genome shotgun sequence genome contains the following:
- the LOC115209418 gene encoding uncharacterized protein LOC115209418: MYSMRFLFKFNLRSFTSFRFSHIGNQDFCLNQICFITNSSEEHIWRQKYLTEKLACEETQSLDFLKRNYRIVKMTRFKFKSLVDLFADHSISGHDVLTYPDIFKRKYETVKSRIESLRNNTDQKHIRLWMINVTNKDFNHRYDTYLKDTHARQEYQDKKSLLVDYLGCSEAKIQKILETSEWLEKSKLSTIQKKLEHSLVIDEELKTIIPEKIWLLAYSAEDIERKLTTLKKHKIPSFLWRHCLSRIMKAEDEEFDLMVKSLAEKASIYGDCQSTKEYLCKHLGCNGSTVDAMVKKYPHLLSVKIQKIQYILNFLRNECGFSVEEIINYSRVFKFSKETIKLRYFELREFGDDVPSLLYITKDGKKYTELIERLNKTTI; the protein is encoded by the coding sequence AGATTTTTATTCAAGTTTAATTTGAGGAGTTTTACCAGTTTCCGTTTTTCCCACATTGGGAACCAGGATTTCTGTTTGAATCAAATCTGTTTTATTACCAATTCATCAGAAGAACATATTTGGCGGCAAAAGTACTTGACTGAAAAGCTTGCTTGTGAAGAAACTCAGTCTCTAGATTTCCTCAAACGTAATTACAGGATTGTGAAAATGACCCGATTCAAGTTCAAAAGCCTCGTGGATTTATTTGCTGACCATTCAATCAGCGGCCATGATGTTCTCACCTATCCTGACATCTTTAAACGTAAATATGAAACTGTTAAGTCAAGGATTGAAAGCTTGAGGAATAATACTGATCAAAAACATATCCGTCTTTGGATGATTAATGTCACAAATAAAGACTTTAATCATCGGTACGATACCTATTTGAAGGATACGCATGCACGGCAAGAATACCAGGACAAAAAGAGTCTTCTTGTCGACTATTTGGGTTGTTCAGAAGCTAAAATCCAAAAAATTTTAGAGACCTCAGAATGGTTAGAAAAATCTAAATTGTCAACGATACAGAAGAAATTGGAACACTCGTTAGTCATTGATGAAGAACTAAAGACAATTATTCCAGAGAAGATTTGGTTATTAGCATATTCAGCTGAAGATATTGAAAGGAAGCTAACAACATTGAAGAAACATAAAATTCCGTCTTTTCTCTGGAGACATTGTTTATCTCGAATAATGAAGGCTGAAGACGAGGAATTTGATTTAATGGTTAAATCCTTGGCTGAGAAGGCATCAATCTATGGAGATTGCCAGAGTACCAAAGAATATCTCTGTAAACACCTTGGTTGTAATGGTAGCACTGTTGATGCTATGGTAAAGAAATACCCACATCTGTTGTCtgtgaaaatacaaaaaatacaatacatTTTAAACTTCTTGCGAAATGAGTGTGGCTTTTCTGTTGAGGAGATCATTAATTATTCACGTGTGTTTAAATTcagtaaagaaacaataaaactcaGGTATTTCGAATTAAGAGAATTTGGTGACGATGTCCCTTCGCTTCTGTACATAACAAAAGATGGTAAAAAGTACACAGAACTCATTGAAAGACTCAATAAAACTACAATATAA